GGTTTGCTTGTGTTTGCTTTTACTTCGAAGTTATCTAGCTGGAAACCACCTCGTGCCACAATTTGGCCGGAAGCATCTTCGAATTGTAAAGGCAATTGTTGAAGGCTAATGTTCTTTTCGCTGCCATTACGAATAAGCATGGTCACGTGTAAATCGCCATTGTCTGCTTGAACAGCCTTCAAGCCCATGAAATTGACTTCTCCTGGTTTAGGAGGCTGCAAGGATTCTGTGTATTCCTTAAGCTTTTCTAAATCTTCGCTTGCTAAGGATTGTTGCCAGCTTTCAGCAAGATCAAGAGAATGCTTTTGTGCCGATTTTTTTAATTCGAATGCTAACTTCCATCCTTCTAAGGGGATGTCTTCAACAGGGACAAACAAATCGTTCTCATCAAAAATAAACGGATAAGGACGGCTTGATTTAGCAGGTAACTCACCTAGTGAGGATAAATCGAATTCTTTTCGACCTAATTTTGTTCCGTCTTCTGTCATGAGAAGGAGTGTGGTTTCATTAAAAGAGATTTTCTTATTTAATGAGTTACGCACAAATGCACCTACGGATATTTGGTCATCCATGTGGTGAAGCTCAAAGCCAGCTAATGATATTTGGTTTGGTTTTAAAGGAGGGTGCTCATTATTCATAAAACGATACACATACACTTCTTCCTCATCAAGCTTCCAAGAAGGGTGGAGGGAAAGCTCTGTATCGACCTGTTCCTCAGAGCTTTCTTCTTGCACATCTTCTAATAATTCATTTGCATCCACTGTGGAATCATTGTGGCGTGTTGACTGTTCGTTTTCTTCATTTTTTTTGCGTTTCAGAAAGTTAAGCATGATTGCTCCCCCTACTTTTTATTTTTTTTACGAATGGCTGTAACAAAACGAGCGAGTTGAAGGACCATTTCTCGTTTGATTTCAAACATTGTATGATTAAAGATATCAAGACCATCATTCTGATAAAGACGAAGTGGATCCTCTTGCTGGTACTGACGAATCCCAATGCCTTCACGAAGACGGTTCATCATCTCTAGGTGACGAATCCATTGACGGTCAATGATCATTAAGGCCACTTGTTTCAAACGAGATTGAAGCATTACATTACTGCTTAATTTTTCTATTTCGTCGACGTACGCATCAGCTGCTTTTTTCGCGTACTCCTGTACATCGGTTATATCTTCAATATGCTTATCTTTAAGATTCGTTTCGATGATTGGGGCAGCTCGGTTAATTTCGGTTTCTAAGTGCTCAAGATTCCAATTCTCTGGGACGATGGTATCTGGACATTCCTTTTCTACAACCTGCAACAAGTAATCTTCTACATAAGGAAGTATGATTCCGAGCGATTGATTTGTCTCAAGAATTTGATTACGTAGGTTATAAATCACTTCACGTTGATCGTTAATGACATCATCTAGTTTCAAATTAAATTCACGAATATTAAAATTACTACCTTCAGAAATGCGTTGAACGGTATCGACGAATTTGTGGATATCTTTGTTTTGGATTAAGCCATTTTCATCTGCCTTGATGGATTTCATTTTACGTTCTGTTTCTTCGGCAGCATAACGATGCATGAGTTCATCTTCCATGGAGATGATGAATTGGGTTGAGCCTGGGTCCCCTTGACGTCCAGAACGACCTTTCAACTGATTATCAACACGACGGGACTCGTGACGCTCCGTTCCTAACACGTGAAGACCACCAACTTCAGCAACGCCTTCACCTAGCATAATGTCCGTTCCACGACCTGCCATATTCGTAGCGATCGTTACTTGTCCATATTGTCCGGCTAGGGAAATGAGGCGCACTTCTTGTTCTACACTTTTTGCGTTCAGTAATTCATATGGAATGTTTTCCTCATCTAGATACTCAGCTACTTTTTCCGATTGTAAAATGGATGTCGTACCAATTAGGATAGGTTGTCCTTTTTCATGGCGCTCTTTCACTTCTTGAAGCATTGCGCTATATTTCTGGTCTTTGGTTAGATAGATACTATCTTCCAAGTCTTCACGGATTCTTGATTTAT
This DNA window, taken from Pontibacillus yanchengensis, encodes the following:
- a CDS encoding accessory Sec system S-layer assembly protein, with product MLNFLKRKKNEENEQSTRHNDSTVDANELLEDVQEESSEEQVDTELSLHPSWKLDEEEVYVYRFMNNEHPPLKPNQISLAGFELHHMDDQISVGAFVRNSLNKKISFNETTLLLMTEDGTKLGRKEFDLSSLGELPAKSSRPYPFIFDENDLFVPVEDIPLEGWKLAFELKKSAQKHSLDLAESWQQSLASEDLEKLKEYTESLQPPKPGEVNFMGLKAVQADNGDLHVTMLIRNGSEKNISLQQLPLQFEDASGQIVARGGFQLDNFEVKANTSKPWTFIFPRAMIDTDALDLSKWKAYPTQQNQEG